The Triticum dicoccoides isolate Atlit2015 ecotype Zavitan chromosome 6A, WEW_v2.0, whole genome shotgun sequence genome has a window encoding:
- the LOC119318284 gene encoding uncharacterized protein LOC119318284: MATEVEEDIKFLWKWRKYLLLLATLVAGVTYVAGLNPPGGVRSEEADPDPPAPAPVVYPHRVGDPVLAATYSARYSAFFYCNAAAFVASLVVIMFLLDRRISGSRVGLTVLRSAMLLDLLALMAAFASGSCRDVVASVYVSALFALVFAYVAIHVCVSSSSPRRLLLRKLADSGVSPSSVSSSSPRGVLLQKLEDSGVVSPGSEEERLKLKERRKFLLLLATFATPLTYGAGLAPPGGFWSKSVDGHLAGAPLLHDGRYKIRYHAFFYANATSFVASLAIIMLLMSRTLSHLLARSYALPVCVLVELLGLMAAYAAGSCRRVDTTVYIVSLAGAVLLNILLQAAVALLAMDTFHFQRWRKVICDVLTCASCLDRKRKRMPGSAATNATATVPATPPQGVESKNGALAAEEEKSEEEEEREESRSLLLLLATLAATVTYQAGLSPPGGVWQEGQPHRTPGDPILLDISPMRYKAFYHCNTAALAASLVVIVIVQSKELSSGAALKGTALKTAMILNLFGLMGAYAAGSCRDASTTIYVSALAVAVFVYSIAKVVAYTLTGRSSWLMDRVHDMSDTLAGWLQLSGDNQPKLDLEKKRKFLLQLAILAATVTYQTGLNPPGGFWPESKEERKLIAGDPILLDYYWSRYQVFFYCNATGFMASVAVILLLVNQTLYKQVIRSNALHVCIVVGLLGLIGAYAAGSCRKLRTSIYVFALVALVVAFLILQILLFVSADRFHWSELQCLPTWLRRLFEPLSSSPAGSDGENNKSKQHQKSSEDYMKRKYLMLLGILAASVTYQAGLAPPGGTWGDDAPAPTRTATGNPVLLDTHGARYQAFFYCNATSFMASVVVIMLLLQRTVKRRGAPLWAMQAAVVLDLLGLLGAYAAGSCRNLETSAYVIAVVAGVVVFVTLHVLLSFDAVVTRAKELRVVRYLGSGGSGS; encoded by the coding sequence ATGGCGACGGAGGTGGAAGAAGACATCAAGTTCCTGTGGAAGTGGCGCAAGTACCTGCTGCTGCTCGCCACGCTGGTCGCCGGTGTCACCTACGTGGCCGGGCTCAACCCGCCGGGCGGCGTGAGGTCGGAGGAGGCCGACCCTGAcccaccggcgccggcgccggtggtCTACCCGCACCGCGTCGGCGACCCGGTGCTCGCGGCCACCTACTCGGCCAGGTACTCCGCCTTCTTCTACTGCAACGCCGCCGCCTTCGTCGCGTCCCTGGTGGTCATCATGTTCCTGCTGGACCGGCGCATCAGCGGCAGCCGCGTCGGCCTCACCGTGCTCCGCTCCGCCATGCTGCTCGACCTGCTCGCCCTCATGGCCGCCTTCGCCTCGGGGAGCTGCCGCGACGTGGTCGCCTCCGTGTACGTCTCCGCGCTCTTCGCGCTCGTCTTCGCCTACGTCGCCATCCACGTCTGCGTTTCCTCCTCAAGTCCGAGGCGGTTGCTGCTCCGGAAGCTGGCGGACTCCGGCGTCTCGCCGAGCTCCGTTTCCTCCTCTAGTCCGAGAGGGGTGCTGCTCCAGAAGCTGGAGGACTCCGGCGTAGTTTCGCCGGGCTCGGAGGAGGAGAGGCTCAAGCTCAAGGAGCGGCGCAAGTTCCTCCTGCTGCTCGCCACATTCGCGACGCCGCTGACGTACGGCGCGGGCCTGGCGCCGCCGGGGGGCTTCTGGAGCAAGAGCGTGGACGGGCACCTCGCCGGCGCCCCGCTGCTGCACGACGGCCGGTACAAGATCCGGTACCACGCCTTCTTCTACGCCAACGCCACGTCCTTCGTGGCGTCCCTCGCCATCATCATGCTGCTGATGAGCAGGAcgctgagccacctcctcgcccgGTCGTACGCGCTGCCGGTGTGCGTCCTGGTGGAGTTGCTCGGCCTCATGGCCGCCTACGCCGCCGGGAGCTGCAGGAGGGTCGACACCACCGTctacatcgtctccctcgccggcgcTGTGCTCCTCAACATCCTGCTGCAGGCCGCCGTCGCGCTGCTCGCCATGGACACGTTCCACTTCCAACGGTGGCGCAAAGTCATCTGCGATGTACTAACCTGCGCCAGCTGCTTGGATAGGAAAAGGAAAAGGATGCCGGGTAGTGCTGCTACTAATGCCACGGCGACGGTCCCGGCCACACCCCCGCAAGGTGTAGAGAGCAAGAACGGCGCTCTCGCAGCAGAGGAGGAgaagtcggaggaggaggaggaaagggaGGAGTCGCGGTCGCTACTCCTGCTGCTGGCCACGCTCGCCGCGACGGTGACCTACCAGGCAGGGCTGAGCCCGCCGGGCGGCGTCTGGCAGGAAGGCCAACCGCATCGCACACCGGGGGACCCGATTCTCCTCGACATAAGTCCCATGAGGTACAAGGCGTTCTACCACTGTAACACGGCGGCGTTGGCGGCATCGCTGGTCGTCATCGTCATCGTGCAGAGCAAGGAGCTGAGCTCGGGCGCCGCCCTCAAGGGCACCGCGCTCAAGACGGCCATGATACTGAACCTGTTCGGCCTCATGGGCGCGTACGCCGCCGGGAGCTGCCGGGACGCCTCCACCACCATCTACGTCTCTGCCCTGGCCGTCGCCGTCTTCGTCTACTCCATCGCCAAGGTCGTGGCGTACACGCTTACTGGGCGTAGCAGCTGGCTGATGGACCGGGTGCACGACATGTCCGACACGCTTGCAGGGTGGCTCCAGCTCTCGGGCGACAACCAGCCCAAACTGGACCTCGAGAAGAAGCGTAAGTTCTTGCTGCAGCTCGCCATCCTCGCCGCCACCGTCACGTACCAAACCGGGCTGAACCCGCCGGGCGGGTTCTGGCCGGAGAGCAAGGAGGAGAGGAAGCTCATCGCCGGGGACCCGATCCTGCTCGACTACTACTGGAGCAGGTACCAGGTTTTCTTCTACTGCAACGCGACGGGGTTCATGGCGTCGGTGGCCGTCATCCTCCTGCTGGTGAACCAGACGCTGTACAAGCAGGTCATTCGGAGCAACGCGCTCCACGTCTGCATCGTGGTGGGGCTGCTGGGCCTCATTGGTGCCTACGCCGCCGGCAGCTGCCGGAAACTACGCACGTCCATCTACGTCTTCGCGCTCGTGGCCCTGGTGGTCGCCTTCCTCATCCTGCAGATCCTGCTTTTCGTGTCAGCAGACCGCTTCCATTGGTCAGAGCTGCAATGTCTTCCGACGTGGCTCCGAAGGCTATTTGAGCCGCTGTCTTCGTCGCCGGCAGGCAGCGACGGCGAGAATAACAAGAGCAAGCAACACCAAAAAAGCAGCGAGGACTACATGAAACGCAAGTACCTGATGCTGCTCGGCATCCTGGCCGCGAGCGTGACGTACCAGGCGGGTCTCGCGCCTCCGGGCGGCACGTGGGGCGACGACGCGCCGGCGCCGACACGGACGGCGACGGGCAACCCGGTGCTGCTCGACACCCACGGGGCGCGGTACCAGGCCTTCTTCTACTGCAACGCGACGTCGTTCATGGCGTCCGTCGTGGTGATCATGCTGCTGCTCCAGCGCACGGTGAAGCGGCGCGGCGCGCCGCTGTGGGCGATGCAGGCCGCCGTGGTGCTGGACCTGCTGGGGCTGCTGGGCGCGTACGCCGCCGGCAGCTGCAGGAACCTGGAGACGTCCGCGTACGTGATCGCGGTGGTGGCCGGCGTGGTCGTGTTCGTCACGCTGCACGTGCTGCTGTCGTTCGACGCCGTGGTCACCAGGGCCAAGGAGCTCAGGGTGGTCAGGTACTTGGGGTCGGGAGGGAGCGGTTCCTGA